The Gemmatimonadaceae bacterium DNA segment CGGCGTCTGCGCGGTGGACGACATCGCGCTTTCGGTGCTGGTGACGGTGATCGGTCACCAACCTTCGAAGGGGTGGGTGATTACCGACGGCGGCTGGATGGCGCTCTCGCGCGATCGCGGCACCAGCGCGCAGGCGACGGACCAAGGCTATGGCCTCGTGTGTGATGTGGACGGGCGACCGCTGGGCGATGTGGTGATGGTCGGGGCCAACCAAGAGCACGGGATGCTGGCGCGGCGCGACGGCGCTGCCTGGGACGTCGCGTCGCTGCCGCTGGGCACGCGGCTGCGCATCCTGCCCAATCACGCCTGTGCGACGGCGGCGCAGTACGACCACTACGAGACGATCGTGGGTGGACAGCTCACCGGTGAGCGCTGGCCGCGCTTCAACGGATTCGCGATCGACTGAGCGGGCGCTGTCCCCAAGCCCTAGGGCGCGGCTGGGTGCGGGCGAGGCAACACGGCCGCGGGCGGGTAGAATCCAGCCAAGAACCAACTCCACACAGAGGACTCCGATGCGTCTGCGATGGTTTGCGTGTGCGTTGATGGTGGCGACGGCGGCACTGGCGGCTCCCTCGGCAGCGGAAGCGCAGGGCCAGGCCGTGGCTCCCGACAGCGTCAGCGAGATCCGCCTCCGTGACGGCACCGTGCTCATCGGCCGAGTGGTGAGCGAAACCGAAACGACTATCGTGGTGCTTACGCGCTCGGGTGCACGCGTCGAGGTGCCGGTCGCGCAGATCGTCTCGCGGCGCGAGACCGTGGCGCGTGCCGGCGGCGAAGTGTGGCCGGACGACGAGAACGGGAGCCGGCTGTTCTTCAGCTCGACCGGACGGCCCGTGCCCAAGGGCGAGGGCTATGTCTCGAGCTATTGGCTGTTCTTCCCCTTCGTGGGCTACGGCGTGACAGAGCGCTTTACGATTGCCGCCGGCACGCCGGTGATCCCGGGCGCGATGGGCGAGATCTTCTACATTGCGCCGAAGTTCACGCTCTATGACGCGGGCGACCTCTCGCTCTCGGTGGGGGCGCTGTCGTTCTTCCTCACCAAGGAGATCGCCGAGGGGAATGCCGGCATCCTGTACGGCGTGGGCACCTACGGCTCGCGGGACAACGCGATCACGCTGGGCGCCGGCTGGTTCTACGCCGCCACCGACGACTTCTCGGGCACAAGCAACGAGCCGGTGTTTATGCTCGGCGGCGAACGTCGCATCTCGCGGCGCGTGAAGCTGGTGACGGAGAACTGGCTCGCGGTGAACCCGGGCGTCTCGGGAATGTTCAGCGGCGGCTTCCGCTTCATCGGGGACAGGTTGTCGGCGGATCTTGGCTTCGCCGGGATGACGGGCGTGGAATCGGCGTGCTGCCTGCCGGTGATCAACTTCGTGTGGAACTTCGGCGGGCAGGGAGCGCGGTAGTCGGCGTCCCTGCGCGCGGAGCTCAGGCGAGCGCCTCGCGCACGCGTCGCCACGCGCGTCCGACAGCCCATCCCGCGATTGCCGCGAATTCTTCCACGCTCGGCGCGGCCTGCTGCCCGAGTGAGCGCAGGATGCGGCTGCGCATCCGCATCACCAGCGGCGTGCCGACCTGGATGGCATTGAAGTACGGGTCGTAGCGCGTGCCGATGCCCTCGATGAGCGCCGCGGTGCGCGCGAAGTAGACGAGGTCCCGCGGCAGGATGACGGGGAAGTCGTACAGCGAGGCCATCACGCGGTCGGCGAGCATCGTCTCGAGGCGCTGCTGCGTGGTGGTGCGGCGGACGCTGAGCTCGACGAGGATGCCGGCGAGGCGACGGATCTCGGCAGGGTCGGCGCCTGGCGTGACCAGGCCCATCGCGGTGAAGCCTTCGGCGACGGCGACCGGATCGCGGCGGATGGAGGCGAAGACGGTGCGGATCAGCGAGAGCCGCAGCTCCTTGGGCACGCGCACCATCATCCCGAAGTCGAGCAGCACGAGGCGACCGTCGTCGGTGACGAGCAGGTTGCCGGCGTGCGGATCGGCGTGGAAGAGACCGTCGACGAGCATCATCTGCACGTAGACCTCCATCACCAGCGCGGCGAGGCGCTGGGCGTCCACCGACCTGCCCTCGAGGCGATCCACGCGGCGGCCGTCGATGTACTCAAGGACAATGACTCGGCGGCGCGTGAGCTCGTGCATCACTTCCGGCACCAGGACCCGCGGGTTGCCGCGGAAGTTGGCGCGCACTTCGGTGGCGTATTCGGCCTCAAGACGGAAGTCCATCTCCTCGGCGATGCGTGTGGCGAACTCCTCGACCAGCGCCTGGAAGCCGAGCACGTGCGGCACCGGCCAGCGGCGTGCGGCCCACGCGGTGATGCGCCGCGCGGCGCGCAGGTCGCGGGCGACGGTGGACTCCACCCCGGGCCGCAGCACCTTCACCGCCACGTCCTGCCCGCGCCAGCGGGCGCGGTGCACCTGACCCAGCGAGGCGGCGGCCAGCGGCGCACGATCGATGTGCTCGAAGGTCTCGTCGGGAGGCGCGCCGTAGGCCTCGGTGAGTTCGCGCGAGATGGCCGTCCACGGCACCGGCGGTACCTGGTCGGTGAGCGTGCCGAGCGTGGCGAGGTACGGTTCGGGAATGAGGTCGGCGCGGGCGGAGAAGACCTGCGCGAGCTTTACGAACGTGGGACCGAGTGCGGCGATGCGCGCGACCACCATCTGCGCGTGCCGGCGATGGAACTCCGGCGTGCGCGGCATCGGCGCGCCGAACCAGAACCAGCGGCGCTGGTCCCGGAGCACAGAGAGGACCAGCGGTCCGAGGGCGAGAAGGATGCGGAGTGTGTGCACGTCCTACAAACGCGGGCTACCCCGCACGCAGTGCCTCGCCCGGGTCGATCCGGCTGGCGCGCAGCGCCGGCAACCAGCAGGCGCCGAGGCCGACGAGCGTGACGGCCAGGGCCACCGAGAGCATCGTGGCCGGGTCGTGTGGCGGCACGGCGA contains these protein-coding regions:
- a CDS encoding AarF/ABC1/UbiB kinase family protein; the encoded protein is MHTLRILLALGPLVLSVLRDQRRWFWFGAPMPRTPEFHRRHAQMVVARIAALGPTFVKLAQVFSARADLIPEPYLATLGTLTDQVPPVPWTAISRELTEAYGAPPDETFEHIDRAPLAAASLGQVHRARWRGQDVAVKVLRPGVESTVARDLRAARRITAWAARRWPVPHVLGFQALVEEFATRIAEEMDFRLEAEYATEVRANFRGNPRVLVPEVMHELTRRRVIVLEYIDGRRVDRLEGRSVDAQRLAALVMEVYVQMMLVDGLFHADPHAGNLLVTDDGRLVLLDFGMMVRVPKELRLSLIRTVFASIRRDPVAVAEGFTAMGLVTPGADPAEIRRLAGILVELSVRRTTTQQRLETMLADRVMASLYDFPVILPRDLVYFARTAALIEGIGTRYDPYFNAIQVGTPLVMRMRSRILRSLGQQAAPSVEEFAAIAGWAVGRAWRRVREALA